The Branchiostoma lanceolatum isolate klBraLanc5 chromosome 7, klBraLanc5.hap2, whole genome shotgun sequence nucleotide sequence CGGAAGATCTAACGTTTGTTTTAGAGCTTATCCAAGTTACGGTCTATCTGCCTTGTAGTGATCCCGTAAGGTGTCCTTTTGATTGTCTGCTGTTTCTGGCTACCATGAATCATGACTTCCCCAAGCTGAGTGATTATGCTCGAGGACGGTCTTCATTTCTTGGTAGTGTAATTGTCAATGGGTGAGATAATTAATGCTAGCTGTACTGATTTACTACTGATATTGATGATGAAAGTGATGACCGAATCATTACGTGCAAATCAATTGCAAGCGTGTATGTATGATTTGAAGCGTGGTAAGTCGAAGTTAAGTTGGATCACCCGGAAGTTTTTTTTCGGAAGCAAATTCCTCGTAATTACTGGGATGAAGTTCCCATTGACAGCCTGTTGACAAAATTTGTGTAGTGTAGCACGCGGCATCTGGGTGCTTTTGTTCTATTTTTCCAACGAAGATGCTTGCCTTGAGGTATATGAACTTACAGTAACATTGTATTCCATACATTATTTTATGTACGCCAAATAATTCCTAATGGCTTTCACCGCTTTTTGTGTTGTTTATATAAATTCGCGATTGAAGTCAGCTGTGAAAAGTCACCAGGTGTTTGTGCTGCATTTCAAACATAAAGAAACTATAAACAGATCACAGTTTGAGTTGTTCAGTCGATTCTAGTCACCCTTTTTTGAGCTGACAAGAAAGACGTGACCTGTTTACCGGAGCGTTGTTTCTGATTTGACCTGACCCCTTCGTCGCACCTGACGTGCCTGTCGCCCTACCTCAGCTCAACTATGTCGTCGAATGTGTACTTTTCCCCGCAACAACAAATGTCTGTTTTAACCTTTCAGACTTTTTAAAGAGGTTACATCATAATAGGATATTTGACGCATTTCATAACGGCATAGATAGTTGTTTGTTGTAATGACATTACTGTGGGGGCGTGTTCTGAATACTGCTGGTAACTTTGTCAAAACATCGATATCATAGTTAACAATATCAGAAGAGGACAAGTAACAACAACATAGACTCTGTACAACTTACCCTTTGTCAGGCAGCAGGGACCAATACCTCAGACCGGAGTCCGTGAGATCCCCAGTGTAAGTCTGCGGAGACGCTGTGTGCGCAGGCCAGCGATACCTGCAGTTCGCCAGTGATGGTGTCTGCACACTGATACAACTCGTCCGACCAGTGCCCGCCTGACCTGTGCCTTCACTCATCTACGTGTGGCGCTTGCAAATTAGCTCTTTTTGTTTACCTACAATCCGTTTTTAAAGGTTGCTATCTATCATAGCGCATATGCTTAGTAATGAATTGATCCTTGAACGAGGTTATACTTACAAGTTGTTTATGAGACTATGACCAGATGTAGATAATTGGATGAGAGAATTAATGAATGCAAACAATTGTATGGCTTCCCATTCTCATCAGTCTAATTATGGACCCTTTGTACTAATAACGTTTCATTACAGAACAATGCGGGAAACATTTCTATCCATGATGCATTCTTAAGATTGGAAAGAAACATTACGGGTTAAAGTTCGGTTACAGACAGGTGTAGTTGTGTAGAAAGAACCCATTTCCCACTGTTGTGATTCTCCAGTGGTGCGTTTGCTAACAGTAAATGTACAGATCACAGAGCACGAAGAATCCCAGAGACAGGAGGTGAACAGAGCCTGGGGGTGATCCGGGGCACTCGTTTGGtaacacccccattccaccagggcggcgacctcgctgcgaccgccctgcgaccgagcgatttgacagagcgctcaacaaattcCGTAGatgaaaaatgaatcttttagagctttgcgtttttttgttctcttttcaGTCAACATTTTGCGTGATATTGcaaatattccaattatgaagtcaagggtgacacaaatccagtttagttcgcagcgaggttgcagcgcgattgccgtctagtggaatgggggccaaACACAAATCATAATGCCCCTCATTGTTTCGTCCTATTTTGACGATTTCAGGCGACAACGCCCCCTTTGGCTTGCCTCAGGGATTtttcacatactagtacagtattgTAGATTGAAATGACGGTTAGACGTCCCATATAAAATAACACAATACATTGCTTAAATATTGCTGAATATGTGCAGCCAGGCTTAGCATGTTGATTCACTTGGATAGGTGTGAAAACTTCGTGTGTTGATCGTCCGCCTTGCTCCTGAACTGACCCCGCCAAACCATCCATGGGTGAAGTAAGGACAACCACTTTCCCCTGGTCACGTTCGAAAGATCACTTATATTAAGTCTATGTTAAAAGGCTTGTTTTGACGACACTCCTGCAGTGTGTTGATATACCGCTGGTGGCTGGACGATTCTGTACCCTGGCCTTCAATTACACCTGACCAACTTGTTGTGGTATAAACCACACACATGGCCACGTTAACACGCCATCctgttattttttcttttttcaagcaaCTCAGAAAACTTGAGTATGTCTTCAATATGAAGAGCATTATGCTTATTTAAGATTTGCTACGAAAACTGAAACACTGCCAGCTACATGTTGGTCTAACAGGTGTCACGCCTTATTTGGCCTCTGATATTTTACAACGGCTGCGTGTACTTGCACACTGACATGTCGATATAAAGCAATGGCGTATTGCAATGTTACTGCAAAACAAATAGAGTCGTGACTTGATGGTCATGGTGGATGGTCATGGTTCAAAGTTCAACGATTCTTAGAGCAGCAAACTCCACCTGAATCAACGAATAGCTTTTCAAAAAGGTATAGAGCAAGACGAACTTATACATTAGTAATCATAAAACGTTGTCATGGACACCTGTTGCAAATGTTTTTCAACCTCTCTTTTATTTCTATCGCCCAAGATAGCTCTGGATATACCATATATCGTGTTCAACCAGAGGAATCAATTACTAAGTAGAAGCTAGTACAAGATAATACAATATATACCATGCATGTAATAAATAAATCACGGAGGATTTCGCCTTTGGGGGCATTTCCAGTGAAGCCAATAGCATCGCCAGATTGGCTTCCCATGATGTACCTCTCCATCATGTACCAGGTGTCCGATGGCTATACATGTGCACACCACTTACCCGATAGGTTATAGAATCATACGTGAGAGTGAGGAAATCATACACCATTGCCATGTCCTGGCAACCGATTGAAAAAGATCAATGCATTCTATGTACGCTCGTTTACAATCAGCACGACGTAATGTACATCCCGATCCTGTACTTATATCACATGATATACATACAGATGTTTCTTCATCGTTGACCTATAAGACATCCCCTCTCTGATAGAATAAAGTCTATTGGTTGACTTGGCTCCTTTGAGATGAAATACTTTCTTAACTCTACAACCAAAACGTGCATTTGTTTCATCTTATCCCAACAATGTAAATCCctattttcatatttccattAGATTCGTTCACCATGCATATTCATAATAACTACCTCTATGAGTCTTAGGTTATGTCAGCATCATAACCATCGTGTCCAGTCCACCATTATGACAGACTACTTAAATTGCTAGATTGCATTGCAGCATCTATGGTTCAGGACTAATTCACCTCATCAAAGCATATTCACCTACGTAAAAGTTTTGTTGTCAATTCTACATTGTCATCAGGCCATGTTGACACTTTCCCATATATTTGAAATCTAATGCATGTCTTTCCTATTCTTACTTGTTGTACGTTTTTACTGCAATGAATAAATCATGGAGGATTTCCGTCCGTTTTCTTTGTACGGTGTTGAAATGTAGTTTCTTCCTAGATCCTACTTCTGTTGTTTACAAGTTTGGAATGTTAAATAATATCCGCATTACTAAATCCTAGAAGAAATCCTATCCTATTCGATTCCCATTCCACGAATACCAGTTATGTTTTTCTATTCATAATTCAGGTCCAGTAGGattattttctatttcaaaataatCTTCAAGATGTTGGTCAGCTCAGGACAGCTTGTCCACGTATCGTCTCAGGTGTTTGTCTGTCAAAGGGTTAAAGATAAACAAAATCAATTAACATTCTTCTTGAAAGCAAAAAGTCATAGTTgtgaaaacatgacaaacacTTCGACCTTGGAAACATGGGTAGCTTTAGTGTGTTTGTAATGTAAATGTCATTTGTAGTATTGCTGTTATAGGGGATATGGTGACATATTCTCCACTGAATAGGACAAGGGATTAACAAATGTCACTCTTTTTTAGTTCACCCTACGTACAATATGATAGAAAGCTAAGCGGTGGTAGCTGCCTGTGCCATGTAGCTAAAGACAGGGTTAGTTCTGTAGAAGAGTGAAGCTAATGAGTGTCGTGTACTGACCTCTGCGGTACATCTTGAGCGTGTTCTCCAGCTCTGCCAGGGCGCTCCTGGTGGAGATGGTCTGCAGCATCAGTGTGTTGTAGGTATCGTGCATGGCCGTGTTGACGTTAGCGTACCAGGACGGCGCCTGGACCTGCTCACTGGTGCGCTGTTTCTGCAGGTACTGCAGTTCCTCCGTCATCTTGTCCAGGAGAACTACACCCTCATCTGTTGGATCGTTAGATTACACCATCAGTTCATTGTGTAATAGAGGCTCAAAAAATTAATAATGTGGTAGAGTCGTACGTCGCAAAACGTTTGAACATATCGAGGTTTCTGAATCTTTATCCAACAAAGTAGATTCTAGCATAGTATTTTGCCGATGTTATACCGAACAcacaggctatacagatacagcacCAGGTGCAGGTGCTAAAAGTTGTGCCCTCGTGCACAAGACAACCGTAGAAAGGCCAGGGGCACTCATTACGTACCATTTCTAGGTTCCTTCCCAGGGGTACGGATGAGCTTGGCCAGGTCCTTCTGTCCCTTGTCCTCCAGGTTCTCCTTCTTCACTGCGTGGTACAGAGCTTTGTCTGTCATGTCGTGCAGAAGTTTCAGCATGCGCTCATTCTTGGCGATTCTATCATGGGAACAATGGCAATGAAAATGTTAACAACTGTACTTAATGTTGAATGCAAAGGATGGTATATGTCGTTTGGCAAAGATGAATATGTTGAGAAAAAGTGAGTGATCGATTCAATGTGCATACAGTTGGTATGCCTTAGGGATCGTGCATGGCACAGACGTTGGACCTGAATTGTTGATGTACTCACCTTGCAGCGGCCTCTTTCATTTCCTTATCCATCTCGGGCGTCACTTTCTGTTGGTCGGACTTTTTGATTGGTTTGCCGGTGGTCTTGTCTGGGGCGGATAGGTCTTCCCTTGATTTACGGAAGAATCGATCAAGGAAAGACGACCTCTTTCTCCTATCCATGTCGTCGTCATCCGAATCTGATGATGTTCCTGGTTCATGACCGGAGTCGACAAACGGCATCTTCGTCTTGATCCTCGGGTTGGCGTGTACTTCATCAGACCTTTGAAGTTGTACGTTAGGAGCAGACATGTTTACCTCACCACTTTCGATGCTTACGTTGTCGTTGGGTGAATCCAAGTCGTTGGAGGACTTGCGAAAGCTCCAGTCTGGTCTTTTGAAACTCCATTTTGGTGGCTTGACGTCTGGTCCATTGCCTTCAACCCTTGGCTTTCGGAAACTGATATCCGGTGCTGAAAAGTGTGGTTTCTTCAAGTCAGGCGCCTCCAGGTTCGGTTTCTTCATGTTTATGTCAGGTCCTTCAAAACTTGGTTTCTTCAAGTTGATATTTGGCCCTTCAAAACTTGGTTTCTTCAAGTTAAAGCTTGGTTTCTTAAAGTTCCATCCCGACGGATTGTCAACGTCTGGACTCTCGTAGTCAGGAGACTCGACATCGACATCAACATCGCCTTTTGGTTTCCGGAAACCCCAATTCGGTCCCTCTAGGTTTGGTTTCTTCAAATTGAAGTCTGGCCCTTCAAAACTCGGTTTCTTCAAGTTGATGTCTGGCCCTTCAAAACTCGGTTTCTTCAAGTTGATGTCTGGCCCTTCAAAACTCGGTTTCTTCAAGTTAAGGTCTGGCGACTTCCAGTTTGGTTTCTTAAAGCTCCACCGTGATGGCTTGTCAACCTCTTGACCCTCGAAATCGGGAGACTCGACATCAATATCACCTTTTGATTTCCTGAAACTCCAGTTCGGCGCCTTTAGGTCGACAGATGGCTTGGTCCACTTCGGCTTTTCAATGGTGGTCTCCCCACTCCTCCAACGTGACTCCTCAACGCCATCTACATCAAGAGGCTCAAAGCTGACGTGGCCCTTCTTGGGTTTACGCATGCTTAGGTCGGGCTCGGATCCGGCAAACTTCGGCTGGGTGGGCAGATCCTGGTCGGAAATGCTGGAAGATGATCCCTGCCAATCCTTCTTCTTCCCTCCGAACTTCTCGTCCATGTAGTTCTTGACCTTTTCCGTGAAGGTGCGTTTGCGTGGGAGCTCGCCAGTGGAGGCAGACAATCCCTCACGGTTTAAGGAGGAGTCGTCGAAGTCGTCGCGGGAGCGAGGAGACCCCCTGTAGCCTTGTTTCTCCGGGCGAGAAAACGGCGAGGACCCCTCAGAGAACCCAGGCGGCGGTGCTGAGTGAGCCTCATCTGCAAACCTGGGAGCTTCAACCGAAAACCCCGGTCCGGGACCCAGATGCGGTGGCCTCTCGCTGGAGAACTCCGGCAGTCGGGCGGAGTGAGCTTCATCTGCAAACTGAGGGGCTTCTACCGCGAACCCAGGGTCGCGAGAGGTAAAACTCGGATCTC carries:
- the LOC136439151 gene encoding uncharacterized protein isoform X1 — its product is MRDRIKKKLEEAREPLVRDMQPLPVFGLLFQNGILTSDQLDDILPHKERLQLNEKVLDELPNKGDEAFNVFTFALNEHHQPQLKELLEKDPGVGSPHADKEYDPMYPTSPEPITKLIGTIPLSKNKMSPALQDRLEQRRERIVSEMQPLTLFGLFHQNKVFGLDDMDKLLPPGERERVNERLLDVLPERDDQGYDILKFALEESDQDHLLKYMDAKKTQPTGPRPGDVPRESDERQTNGYMTFPKSADEARSGRDPSFTSRDPGFAVEAPQFADEAHSARLPEFSSERPPHLGPGPGFSVEAPRFADEAHSAPPPGFSEGSSPFSRPEKQGYRGSPRSRDDFDDSSLNREGLSASTGELPRKRTFTEKVKNYMDEKFGGKKKDWQGSSSSISDQDLPTQPKFAGSEPDLSMRKPKKGHVSFEPLDVDGVEESRWRSGETTIEKPKWTKPSVDLKAPNWSFRKSKGDIDVESPDFEGQEVDKPSRWSFKKPNWKSPDLNLKKPSFEGPDINLKKPSFEGPDINLKKPSFEGPDFNLKKPNLEGPNWGFRKPKGDVDVDVESPDYESPDVDNPSGWNFKKPSFNLKKPSFEGPNINLKKPSFEGPDINMKKPNLEAPDLKKPHFSAPDISFRKPRVEGNGPDVKPPKWSFKRPDWSFRKSSNDLDSPNDNVSIESGEVNMSAPNVQLQRSDEVHANPRIKTKMPFVDSGHEPGTSSDSDDDDMDRRKRSSFLDRFFRKSREDLSAPDKTTGKPIKKSDQQKVTPEMDKEMKEAAARIAKNERMLKLLHDMTDKALYHAVKKENLEDKGQKDLAKLIRTPGKEPRNDEGVVLLDKMTEELQYLQKQRTSEQVQAPSWYANVNTAMHDTYNTLMLQTISTRSALAELENTLKMYRRDKHLRRYVDKLS
- the LOC136439151 gene encoding uncharacterized protein isoform X2 codes for the protein MRDRIKKKLEEAREPLVRDMQPLPVFGLLFQNGILTSDQLDDILPHKERLQLNEKVLDELPNKGDEAFNVFTFALNEHHQPQLKELLEKEYDPMYPTSPEPITKLIGTIPLSKNKMSPALQDRLEQRRERIVSEMQPLTLFGLFHQNKVFGLDDMDKLLPPGERERVNERLLDVLPERDDQGYDILKFALEESDQDHLLKYMDAKKTQPTGPRPGDVPRESDERQTNGYMTFPKSADEARSGRDPSFTSRDPGFAVEAPQFADEAHSARLPEFSSERPPHLGPGPGFSVEAPRFADEAHSAPPPGFSEGSSPFSRPEKQGYRGSPRSRDDFDDSSLNREGLSASTGELPRKRTFTEKVKNYMDEKFGGKKKDWQGSSSSISDQDLPTQPKFAGSEPDLSMRKPKKGHVSFEPLDVDGVEESRWRSGETTIEKPKWTKPSVDLKAPNWSFRKSKGDIDVESPDFEGQEVDKPSRWSFKKPNWKSPDLNLKKPSFEGPDINLKKPSFEGPDINLKKPSFEGPDFNLKKPNLEGPNWGFRKPKGDVDVDVESPDYESPDVDNPSGWNFKKPSFNLKKPSFEGPNINLKKPSFEGPDINMKKPNLEAPDLKKPHFSAPDISFRKPRVEGNGPDVKPPKWSFKRPDWSFRKSSNDLDSPNDNVSIESGEVNMSAPNVQLQRSDEVHANPRIKTKMPFVDSGHEPGTSSDSDDDDMDRRKRSSFLDRFFRKSREDLSAPDKTTGKPIKKSDQQKVTPEMDKEMKEAAARIAKNERMLKLLHDMTDKALYHAVKKENLEDKGQKDLAKLIRTPGKEPRNDEGVVLLDKMTEELQYLQKQRTSEQVQAPSWYANVNTAMHDTYNTLMLQTISTRSALAELENTLKMYRRDKHLRRYVDKLS